The Blattabacterium cuenoti genome includes the window AGGGTTCGAATCCCTTCGCCCGCATTACGCATTAAACTAATTTTTTTTTATATTTCTTTTTTTATATCCTACATAAATTTGTCTAGGTCTGCCTATGGGATCTTTATTTAATTTCATTTCTTTCCAATGAGCCATCCAACCTGGTAATCTTCCTAAAGCAAACATAACAGTAAACATCTCTTTTGGAATCCCTATAGCTTGATAAATAATTCCGGAATAAAAATCAATATTAGGATAAAGTTTTTTTTCTAAAAAATAAGAATCCTGAAGAGCTTTTCTTTCAACATCTTTTGCCAATTCTAATATTGGATCAGAAATACCTAATTGTTGAATTACATTTTCAGCTACTTTTTTAGCTATTTTAGCTCTAGGATCAAAATTTTTATAAATTCTATGTCCAAATCCCATGAGTCGAAATGGGTCTTTTTTATTTTTTGCTTTTTCTATCCACTTTTTTATATTTCCTCCACTTTTTAAAATAGCTTCTAACATTTCAATTACAGCTTGATTCGCCCCCCCATGTAATTTTCCCCAAAGAGCACTCATCCCTGCAGATATAGATGAAAATAATCCAGCATGAGCAGAACCTAATAAACGAACGGTAGTTGTAGAACAATTTTGTTCATGATCTGCATGTAATATTAAAATCTTGTTCAAAGCATCCGAAATAATCGGATTTAATTCATAAGATTGATTCGGAATAGAAAAAAACATTTTTAACAAATTGGAAGTATAATCAAGATGAGGATCTGCATAAGTAGTAGGTAACCCTATTTTTTTTCTGTAAGTTAAAGCAGCTAATATAGGTAATTTAGCTAACAGATGAAGATATAGATCTTCTTCCCGTAAACAATTTATAAATGCATCTAAAATATAGGTTAAAGAAGATAAAATTCCCATTGGATGATAAGAATTTGGAATATTATCAAGTATTTTTTTTATTTCTTTATGAATCGAATTAAATTTTTTTATTTTTTCAGAAAAATATTTTAATTGTGCAGTATTAGGAAGTTCTCCATTTAAAATAAGATAACTTGTTTCTATAAATGAACATTTATTAATAATTTGTTCAATAGGATATCCTCTATAGAAAAGTTCTCCTTTTTCTCCATCTATAAAACTAATAGAACTTTTTGTTATTCCTGTATTTTTAAATCCTGGATCAAATGTAATAAAACCTGTACTTTCTCTTAATTGAGAAATATTAATAGCTTTTTCACAAAAAGTTCCATAAATGACAGGAAGTTTGTAATGATATCCATTGATATTAAAATTCACGACACTGCACATAATAAATAAATTTTATTTAAATATATATAAATAAAATGTTACTTTTATATTTTAAAAATCATTTCATCAAATGAAATAAGAGTATCAAATCCCTTATTGGAAAAATAATTTTTCATTCCTTTTCTAGAACTTATCAAAACAAAATCTCCCCCCCAAGCACCTAGACTTTTTACGACTCCTAGATAATCTGGGAAATATGTTTCTTTAATAGTTGGAAGATTCAGTATTTTTGATATAATTTTTTCATGTTTTAGTAATAATTCTTCAAATTCTTTTAATGTTTTACAAAAAGGAATTTTTTGAGTGATAGAAGATATGGTCTCTATGTTTTCATTAGATATATTAGAAGATCTAATATTAGAACGAAAATATCGTATTTCATCACAAGTATTTTGTTTTTTATTGAGATGAAGAAAAAAAAGTTGATTTTTAAAGGGCGGATTAAATTCTATGGGAATAATATGAGGTTTTTGATTCCAAAGTTTATAAATTATAGGTTTTGAAATAGAAACACAAGCGATATCATATCCACTACCTAAAAAATTATTTCCTAGTAACATATAAGGATCTATTTTTGCCCATTTTGCTATGTTATTAATTAAAGTAGAACTACTGCCCAACCCCCAATTTCTTGGAAATTCCAACTGTGTTTTAACATATATTCCTAATGAATTAGGAAGAAAATTTTTTTGAATTTTTTTAGATTTTAATAACAAATCTCTTAGTTTAAGAGCCG containing:
- a CDS encoding GYDIA family GHMP kinase, with the translated sequence MHRYRRFFYSHGKLLLTGEYFILFGACGLALPTIKGQSLTIFKHNLSSVLHWISYDEINQPWFEGIFRLPSLDICYETEKNTALKLRDLLLKSKKIQKNFLPNSLGIYVKTQLEFPRNWGLGSSSTLINNIAKWAKIDPYMLLGNNFLGSGYDIACVSISKPIIYKLWNQKPHIIPIEFNPPFKNQLFFLHLNKKQNTCDEIRYFRSNIRSSNISNENIETISSITQKIPFCKTLKEFEELLLKHEKIISKILNLPTIKETYFPDYLGVVKSLGAWGGDFVLISSRKGMKNYFSNKGFDTLISFDEMIFKI
- a CDS encoding citrate synthase, translated to MCSVVNFNINGYHYKLPVIYGTFCEKAINISQLRESTGFITFDPGFKNTGITKSSISFIDGEKGELFYRGYPIEQIINKCSFIETSYLILNGELPNTAQLKYFSEKIKKFNSIHKEIKKILDNIPNSYHPMGILSSLTYILDAFINCLREEDLYLHLLAKLPILAALTYRKKIGLPTTYADPHLDYTSNLLKMFFSIPNQSYELNPIISDALNKILILHADHEQNCSTTTVRLLGSAHAGLFSSISAGMSALWGKLHGGANQAVIEMLEAILKSGGNIKKWIEKAKNKKDPFRLMGFGHRIYKNFDPRAKIAKKVAENVIQQLGISDPILELAKDVERKALQDSYFLEKKLYPNIDFYSGIIYQAIGIPKEMFTVMFALGRLPGWMAHWKEMKLNKDPIGRPRQIYVGYKKRNIKKN